One window of Botrimarina mediterranea genomic DNA carries:
- a CDS encoding response regulator transcription factor, with protein MFREEGLEASDELTTHVGLAAGRPLSRIADEIEEILKALGSGGDHDFSPLSDYSECVFLKNADGVCIYSNKAHRQLFAQIGSPIGRTANAFLDAVGAALSERQDALLFDGCRYCECEHTNTGPDGLLYKMVTHKRSLQSLNAPGLAILGVIRLERQTDTDAATRRLDLSTACARFRELSDRDQELCRQTALGVSSRELGERLSMTTRGVELRKQKAFSKLGVAKAVDLARLLTRLQDRGYLDLGL; from the coding sequence TTGTTTCGCGAAGAAGGTCTAGAGGCGTCTGACGAACTCACGACTCACGTCGGACTCGCGGCGGGGCGGCCCCTGTCACGGATAGCGGACGAGATCGAAGAGATCCTCAAAGCACTGGGATCGGGCGGCGATCACGACTTCTCACCTTTATCGGATTACAGCGAGTGCGTGTTCCTCAAGAACGCGGACGGCGTCTGCATCTACAGCAACAAGGCGCATCGTCAGCTCTTCGCACAGATCGGTTCGCCGATCGGCCGTACCGCCAACGCGTTTCTCGACGCGGTCGGCGCGGCGCTCAGTGAGAGGCAGGATGCCCTGCTCTTCGACGGGTGCCGGTACTGTGAGTGCGAGCACACCAACACGGGCCCTGACGGCCTGCTCTACAAGATGGTGACCCACAAGCGGTCACTCCAATCACTCAATGCCCCAGGCCTGGCGATCCTCGGGGTCATCCGCTTGGAGCGGCAGACCGACACCGACGCAGCGACCCGCCGGCTTGATCTTTCGACGGCATGCGCGCGATTCCGTGAGCTGTCGGACCGCGACCAGGAGCTGTGCCGTCAGACAGCCCTAGGCGTCAGCAGCCGCGAACTAGGCGAACGCCTGAGTATGACGACGCGAGGTGTCGAACTTCGCAAGCAGAAGGCGTTCTCCAAGCTGGGAGTAGCAAAGGCGGTTGACTTGGCGAGGCTGTTGACGCGGTTGCAGGACCGCGGCTACCTCGACCTCGGCTTGTAG
- a CDS encoding response regulator transcription factor, which yields MIADTNQGDSLSANSEATTNDCAFTPTGRPLCQVADEVYRHVKLCVEAVDWSFPQLECLPECVYISNAQGVLVYSNPSHRKHFSPNASPIGRTKRAFLDPVIADRADKIESLIFDGSPYVICENAGVGLNGATYHVVAHAASLKPLNAPGLAILGVMRLSIHNDRTKVAKQTDLSIAYAKFRELNARDQDICRRTALGASSRELGESLDMTTRGVELRKQKIFAKLEVAKAVDLARLLTRLQDNGFIDMGL from the coding sequence ATGATCGCAGACACCAATCAGGGCGACTCGCTCAGCGCCAACTCCGAGGCGACGACGAACGACTGTGCGTTCACGCCGACCGGACGCCCCCTCTGCCAAGTGGCGGACGAGGTCTATCGGCATGTAAAGCTGTGCGTCGAGGCGGTCGACTGGTCCTTCCCCCAACTGGAATGCCTCCCCGAGTGCGTCTACATCAGCAACGCCCAAGGCGTGCTCGTGTACAGCAATCCGTCCCATCGAAAGCACTTCTCGCCGAACGCCTCACCCATCGGCAGAACCAAGCGGGCGTTCCTTGACCCCGTCATTGCCGATCGCGCCGATAAGATCGAGAGTTTGATCTTCGACGGCTCGCCGTACGTGATCTGCGAGAACGCCGGCGTGGGACTTAACGGCGCCACCTATCACGTAGTCGCTCACGCCGCCTCGCTTAAGCCGCTCAATGCCCCGGGATTGGCGATCCTCGGCGTTATGAGGCTCAGCATCCACAACGACCGGACGAAAGTCGCCAAGCAAACCGATCTCTCCATCGCCTACGCGAAGTTCCGCGAACTCAACGCGCGCGACCAAGATATTTGCCGCCGAACCGCTCTAGGCGCTAGCAGCCGCGAGCTCGGCGAATCGCTCGACATGACGACACGTGGCGTCGAGTTGCGGAAGCAGAAGATCTTCGCCAAGTTAGAGGTCGCCAAGGCCGTCGATCTGGCCCGCCTGCTGACGCGGCTGCAGGACAACGGCTTCATCGATATGGGGTTGTGA
- a CDS encoding VOC family protein: MDDRISLITLGVRDVAASARFYAALGLPRLDFPGDEVAFFSLRGTWLSLYGREALAEDAQVSAKGSGFRDVALAHNVGSEDEVDQLLTEAVAAGATLVKAGQRAFWGGYSGYFADPDGHLWEVAHNPMLWIGPPASEP, encoded by the coding sequence ATGGACGACCGCATCAGCCTGATCACGCTCGGCGTGCGCGACGTGGCCGCGTCGGCGCGGTTCTATGCGGCTCTCGGGCTGCCGCGGCTCGACTTTCCGGGCGATGAGGTGGCGTTCTTCTCTCTACGCGGAACGTGGCTCTCACTCTACGGCCGCGAGGCGTTAGCGGAAGACGCACAGGTAAGCGCCAAGGGGAGCGGTTTCCGTGACGTCGCCCTGGCGCACAACGTTGGTTCGGAGGATGAAGTCGATCAACTTCTCACCGAAGCGGTCGCCGCCGGCGCGACGCTCGTCAAAGCGGGGCAGCGGGCCTTCTGGGGCGGCTACTCGGGCTACTTCGCCGACCCCGACGGCCACCTCTGGGAGGTGGCGCACAACCCGATGCTGTGGATTGGCCCCCCCGCGTCGGAGCCGTGA
- a CDS encoding DUF1501 domain-containing protein: protein MFRTLWQTIEQLQTFHHGPHSGPYTMTAYRRFTNIGLDRRGAIASRRDFLRSAGATAAAGLFTSWTDQVSCAAESLRKQGKRCVLLWMEGGPSQFETLDPKPGTSSAGDAGDIATVVPGVHLAENLPHLAKQMGDLAVIRSLTSKEGSHPRARYLMHHAALPMGGADLPTLGSSVAERRRAAGDYEVASNLPSYVRVGRVGNAGNAGMLGVEYDPLTVDGPTQPPRNARPASSVARFERRLGLLRRLESDFGTGFGAVEGADVVANHRQLVDAASQMILSPEMQAFDLERETTAMRASYGEGRFANGCLLARRLLESGVTFVEVTLGGWDTHDDNHARTQELCGQFDKPAARLIADLKERGMLDSTLVVWMGEFGRTPRINGRGGRDHYPKAFSAWLAGCGVQGGQVIGATDKSGAEVIDRPVSPQDLFQTIYHALDIDPSHENTTSTGRPVKLVDGGAVIDGLFA from the coding sequence ATGTTCCGTACGTTGTGGCAGACCATTGAGCAGTTGCAAACCTTTCACCACGGTCCGCACAGCGGACCCTACACCATGACCGCCTACCGCCGTTTCACTAACATCGGGCTCGATCGCCGCGGCGCCATCGCTTCGCGAAGAGACTTCTTGCGTAGCGCCGGCGCGACCGCGGCGGCGGGGTTGTTCACGAGTTGGACCGACCAAGTCAGCTGCGCGGCCGAGTCACTCCGTAAGCAAGGTAAGCGCTGCGTCCTCCTCTGGATGGAGGGCGGGCCGAGCCAGTTCGAGACGCTCGATCCCAAGCCCGGCACGTCGTCAGCCGGCGACGCGGGCGACATCGCCACCGTCGTCCCTGGCGTTCACCTCGCGGAGAACTTGCCGCATCTCGCCAAGCAGATGGGCGACCTCGCGGTGATCCGCTCGCTCACGAGCAAGGAAGGGAGCCACCCCCGCGCCCGCTACTTGATGCACCACGCCGCGCTGCCGATGGGGGGCGCGGATCTGCCGACGCTCGGCTCCAGCGTCGCCGAACGTCGCCGCGCCGCTGGTGACTACGAAGTGGCGAGCAACCTGCCGAGTTATGTCCGCGTCGGTCGCGTCGGCAACGCGGGGAACGCTGGCATGCTCGGCGTTGAGTACGACCCGCTCACCGTTGATGGCCCGACGCAACCACCACGCAACGCCCGACCCGCTTCCAGCGTCGCGCGCTTCGAACGGCGGCTAGGTCTTTTGCGCCGGCTCGAAAGCGACTTCGGCACTGGTTTCGGCGCTGTCGAGGGCGCCGACGTGGTCGCGAACCACCGCCAGCTCGTTGACGCCGCGAGCCAGATGATCCTCTCGCCCGAGATGCAGGCCTTCGACCTCGAGCGAGAGACCACCGCGATGCGGGCCAGCTACGGTGAGGGCCGCTTCGCCAACGGTTGTCTGCTCGCTCGGCGTCTGCTGGAGTCGGGCGTCACGTTCGTTGAGGTGACGCTCGGCGGCTGGGACACGCACGACGACAACCACGCCCGCACGCAAGAGTTGTGCGGGCAGTTCGACAAGCCGGCCGCCCGGCTGATCGCCGACCTCAAAGAGCGCGGCATGCTCGACTCGACGCTCGTCGTCTGGATGGGCGAGTTCGGCCGCACGCCGCGCATCAACGGCCGTGGCGGGCGCGACCATTATCCGAAGGCCTTCAGCGCGTGGCTCGCGGGCTGCGGCGTCCAAGGAGGTCAGGTGATCGGCGCCACCGACAAGAGCGGCGCCGAGGTTATCGACCGCCCCGTGTCGCCACAGGACCTGTTTCAGACGATCTACCACGCGCTGGATATCGACCCGTCGCACGAGAACACCACCAGCACGGGACGCCCGGTCAAGCTCGTCGATGGCGGCGCCGTCATCGATGGGCTCTTTGCTTAA
- a CDS encoding DUF1549 domain-containing protein, whose amino-acid sequence MRRRFHVFVIPLGLVLATSATTRAAGPKPTVVAKQIDQLLAEELALSPSELAPAVNDTTFLRRVYLDLLGTIPSPEEVRAYVADDLPRKRRRLVNELLKRPEYGVSQARYWRDVILSRRLEDRAIVVGPALVEDLAQWINDGEPWDAIARRFITATGTASENGETAIFVAQDGRTEEIAAEVSRIFLGVQIQCAQCHDHPWDEWKREQFHELAAFFPRVGMRPIRDARPLDLMVNVADRPDRPRFRSGVNLNRRGRPEHYMQDLEKPGEVGERIEPKFFLTSLELPAGTRDADRRAELANELTQTDWFATALVNRYWSELVGEGFSEPIDDLGPGRESLAPGAADRLAGAFADSGYDLRWLHKTILATDAYQRESRPRRTPDEKPFTASVAQPLRGDQLLDSLLAALEVDESRLRGLGGGRGGYGIATPRLGFNAAFGYDPSEPRSTIQATIPQALARMNTPQLNLAVQALPMTVVGRLQREHGNDVEEITSELYLRTLSREPTAEELATVNDFADEATWSGAAMEDLMWALLNSAEFAHRR is encoded by the coding sequence ATGAGGCGACGCTTCCACGTCTTCGTGATCCCGCTCGGGCTGGTGCTGGCCACATCGGCCACCACAAGAGCCGCCGGCCCCAAGCCCACCGTTGTCGCCAAGCAGATCGACCAGCTGCTTGCTGAAGAGCTAGCGCTGAGCCCCAGCGAACTCGCGCCAGCGGTCAACGACACCACGTTCCTCCGCCGTGTCTACCTCGACTTGCTCGGGACTATTCCCTCGCCCGAGGAGGTCCGCGCGTACGTCGCCGATGACCTTCCGCGTAAGCGGCGCCGGCTGGTCAACGAACTCCTGAAGCGCCCCGAGTACGGCGTCAGTCAGGCGCGCTACTGGCGCGACGTGATCCTGTCGCGGCGGCTTGAAGATCGAGCGATCGTCGTCGGTCCCGCGTTGGTAGAAGACCTCGCGCAGTGGATCAACGACGGCGAGCCGTGGGACGCCATCGCGCGCCGCTTCATCACCGCCACCGGAACGGCCAGCGAGAACGGCGAGACGGCGATCTTCGTCGCTCAGGATGGACGCACCGAAGAGATCGCCGCCGAGGTCTCGCGCATCTTCCTCGGCGTGCAGATCCAGTGCGCCCAGTGCCACGACCACCCGTGGGACGAGTGGAAGCGTGAGCAGTTCCACGAACTGGCGGCGTTCTTCCCGCGCGTCGGCATGCGGCCGATCCGCGACGCGCGACCGCTCGACCTGATGGTGAACGTCGCCGACCGACCCGACCGGCCGCGGTTCCGCTCCGGCGTGAACCTCAATCGTCGCGGCAGGCCTGAGCACTACATGCAGGACCTTGAGAAGCCCGGCGAAGTCGGCGAACGCATCGAGCCCAAGTTCTTCCTGACGAGCCTCGAACTCCCCGCCGGCACGCGCGACGCGGACCGCCGCGCCGAGCTCGCCAACGAGCTTACGCAGACCGACTGGTTCGCAACGGCCTTGGTGAATCGCTACTGGTCCGAGCTCGTCGGCGAAGGTTTCTCCGAACCCATCGACGACCTCGGCCCCGGCCGTGAGTCGTTGGCGCCGGGCGCAGCGGATCGCCTCGCCGGGGCGTTCGCGGACAGTGGCTACGACCTGCGTTGGCTGCACAAGACCATCCTGGCAACCGACGCCTACCAGCGAGAGAGTCGCCCCCGTCGCACGCCCGACGAGAAGCCCTTCACGGCCAGCGTCGCACAGCCGTTGCGTGGCGATCAGCTGTTGGACTCGTTGCTCGCTGCTCTGGAGGTTGACGAGAGCCGACTACGCGGTCTCGGCGGCGGCCGCGGCGGTTATGGGATCGCAACGCCACGGCTCGGCTTCAACGCCGCGTTCGGGTACGACCCGAGCGAGCCGCGCTCGACGATTCAGGCGACGATCCCGCAAGCCCTCGCCCGGATGAACACGCCGCAGCTCAACCTCGCCGTCCAAGCGCTGCCAATGACGGTCGTCGGCAGGCTTCAACGAGAGCATGGCAATGACGTCGAGGAGATCACCAGCGAGCTCTACCTGCGGACGCTGTCGCGCGAACCTACGGCGGAGGAGTTGGCGACGGTAAACGACTTCGCCGACGAAGCCACCTGGAGCGGCGCGGCGATGGAAGACCTGATGTGGGCGCTACTCAACTCCGCGGAGTTCGCGCACCGAAGGTAG
- a CDS encoding BON domain-containing protein, with amino-acid sequence MKALFLAAGIAVAAIGCDDAGMQAEPDNTSVNERDAEGTTKTPFDQSNEETDIDQVAEIRSQVLEIDDLSVAGRNVKIVTEAGRVTLRGPVASEAERAAIVDVATGVVGAGNVDDQLEVDAE; translated from the coding sequence ATGAAGGCGCTATTTCTCGCGGCGGGCATCGCCGTGGCTGCAATCGGCTGTGACGACGCGGGCATGCAGGCCGAGCCCGACAACACGTCCGTCAACGAACGCGACGCCGAGGGGACCACCAAGACCCCCTTCGATCAATCCAACGAAGAGACCGACATCGACCAAGTCGCCGAGATCCGATCGCAGGTCCTGGAGATCGATGACCTCTCTGTCGCCGGCCGCAACGTAAAGATCGTCACCGAAGCGGGCCGCGTAACGTTGCGTGGCCCGGTCGCTTCGGAAGCCGAACGCGCCGCGATTGTCGACGTCGCAACGGGCGTCGTCGGCGCTGGCAACGTCGATGACCAACTCGAAGTCGATGCGGAGTAA
- the rpsI gene encoding 30S ribosomal protein S9 — translation MPTATPDALGTGRRKTSVARVRIRSGSGKITINNREIDDFFPIPQYKNQVLAVLEHCEIADKVDVVIRVHGGGLTGQAGACLQGIARAILKHDSDLEDKLREKSFLTRDSRMKERKKPGLRGARRGTQFSKR, via the coding sequence ATGCCCACCGCCACGCCAGACGCCCTGGGAACCGGCCGCCGCAAGACGAGCGTTGCTCGCGTTCGGATCCGCTCGGGCAGCGGTAAGATCACGATCAACAACCGTGAGATCGACGATTTCTTCCCGATCCCGCAGTACAAGAATCAGGTCCTCGCGGTCCTGGAGCACTGCGAGATCGCGGACAAGGTCGACGTCGTGATCCGCGTCCACGGCGGCGGCCTCACCGGCCAAGCCGGCGCCTGCCTGCAAGGGATCGCCCGCGCCATCCTCAAGCACGACAGCGACCTTGAGGATAAGCTCCGCGAAAAGAGTTTCCTCACCCGCGACAGCCGCATGAAGGAACGCAAGAAGCCCGGTCTCCGCGGCGCCCGTCGTGGAACGCAGTTCTCGAAGCGTTAA
- the rplM gene encoding 50S ribosomal protein L13 has translation MRTITRPLQRTTQLKPADVEAQWFHVDATDRVVGRLAAQIATVLMGKHKPTYTPHVDTGDFVVVTNVEKVRFSGKKWEQKKYAWVTGYTRQRTIVAADRLEKKPELILQEAVRRMLPKNKLAYAMLTKLKLYAGAEHPHQAQQPTELDPNTIR, from the coding sequence ATGCGTACGATTACCCGCCCGCTCCAGCGGACCACGCAGCTCAAGCCGGCCGACGTCGAAGCCCAATGGTTTCACGTTGACGCCACCGACCGCGTGGTCGGCCGTTTGGCGGCCCAGATCGCCACGGTCCTGATGGGCAAGCACAAGCCGACCTACACGCCGCACGTCGATACCGGCGACTTCGTCGTCGTGACCAACGTCGAGAAGGTCCGCTTCTCCGGCAAGAAGTGGGAGCAAAAGAAGTACGCCTGGGTGACCGGCTACACCCGTCAGCGGACCATCGTTGCGGCCGACCGTCTCGAGAAGAAGCCCGAGCTGATTCTCCAAGAGGCCGTCCGCCGGATGCTGCCGAAGAACAAGCTCGCCTACGCGATGCTCACCAAGCTGAAGCTGTACGCCGGCGCCGAGCACCCGCACCAAGCGCAGCAGCCGACCGAACTCGACCCGAACACCATTCGCTGA
- the ald gene encoding alanine dehydrogenase, with protein sequence MNIGVPTEVKPDEYRVAMLPVGVEELVRRGHRVLMERHAGEGSGLPDEAYIEAGATMVETAAEVWGGADLIVKVKEPQPSEWPLVKRGQTVFTYFHFAASRELTEAMLASGATCIAYETLADDQGRLPLLTPMSEVAGRMSIQEGAKYLERPQMGRGILLGGVPGVAPAHITVLGGGVVGANAAKIAAGFQASVAILDINMDRLRYLDDIMPANVDCLYSDRHTIRRQLERADLVVGAVLIPGAKAPRLVERSDLARMQNGAVIIDVAIDQGGCMETSRPTSHADPTYIVDGVVHYCVTNMPGAVGRTSTFALCNVTLPWVMRIAAAGPGSDGAAQAATASKPLARAVNLFDGAVTNGPVAETFGLKHSALFAV encoded by the coding sequence ATGAACATCGGTGTTCCTACAGAGGTCAAACCGGACGAGTACCGTGTCGCGATGCTGCCGGTGGGGGTCGAGGAGCTCGTCCGCCGCGGGCATCGGGTGCTGATGGAGCGGCATGCCGGGGAGGGCTCGGGCCTGCCCGACGAGGCCTACATCGAAGCTGGCGCCACGATGGTCGAGACGGCCGCTGAGGTCTGGGGCGGCGCTGATCTGATCGTGAAGGTCAAAGAGCCGCAGCCCAGCGAGTGGCCGCTGGTGAAGCGCGGGCAGACGGTCTTTACCTACTTCCACTTCGCCGCCAGCCGCGAGCTGACCGAGGCGATGCTCGCGTCGGGCGCGACCTGCATCGCTTACGAGACGCTCGCCGATGACCAGGGCCGGCTGCCGCTGCTGACGCCGATGAGCGAAGTCGCCGGACGTATGAGCATCCAGGAGGGCGCCAAGTACCTCGAACGCCCGCAGATGGGCCGCGGCATCCTGCTAGGCGGCGTGCCCGGCGTCGCGCCGGCACATATCACCGTGCTGGGGGGCGGCGTCGTGGGGGCAAACGCGGCCAAGATTGCCGCCGGCTTTCAAGCGAGCGTGGCGATCCTGGACATCAACATGGACCGGCTGCGTTACCTCGACGACATCATGCCGGCGAACGTCGATTGCCTTTACAGCGACCGGCACACGATCCGCCGCCAGCTCGAGCGGGCCGACCTCGTCGTCGGCGCTGTCTTGATCCCCGGGGCGAAAGCGCCGCGACTTGTGGAACGCTCCGATCTCGCGCGGATGCAAAACGGCGCGGTGATCATCGACGTGGCGATCGACCAGGGCGGCTGCATGGAGACGAGCCGCCCCACGTCGCACGCCGACCCGACCTACATCGTCGATGGCGTCGTTCACTACTGCGTGACGAACATGCCCGGCGCCGTGGGCCGCACCAGCACGTTCGCGCTGTGCAACGTGACGCTCCCGTGGGTGATGCGTATCGCCGCGGCGGGACCGGGCTCGGACGGCGCGGCGCAGGCCGCGACCGCGTCGAAGCCGCTTGCCCGGGCGGTGAACCTGTTCGACGGCGCCGTGACAAACGGCCCCGTGGCGGAGACGTTCGGGCTGAAGCACTCGGCGTTGTTTGCTGTCTAA
- a CDS encoding FAD-dependent oxidoreductase, whose amino-acid sequence MKVVIVGGVAGGASAAARLRRLDETAQIVLVERGAEPSFANCGMPYYIGGEIASRDKLLVAPVEMLRERHRLDVRTRQEVIAIDREAKSVRIRDLNEGREYEESYDKLILAPGAAPIRPPIPGIDLPGVYTLRNLSDADRLRTATLEAKRALIVGGGFIGVEMAENLVRRGVETVLVERNSQVLTPWDAEMVASMAERLTEAGVDLRLNNEVVAFHKANDSLEAELKSGERLPIDFAVLAIGVKPESCLAVEAGLEVGARGGIVVDEQMRTSDPNIFAVGDAVQVTHYVTGQPTQIPLAGPANRQGRIAAEACVGRLSEFNGVQGTAVVGLFDKTAAMTGLSEKACRAAGITFDKVYLHPAHHAGYYPGAEGMTLKLLFSPDDGKVLGAQAVGGSGVDKRIDVIAVAIQAALTVFDLEEAELCYAPQYGSAKDPVNMAGFIAAGVMHDEHPVIYAEEIVEGFLPEDVILLDVRTRDEHDRGAIPGALNIPIEELRERLNELPAEQPVVSYCQVGVRGYLATRVLLQSGRGAANLSGGYTTYRQVMAARKLASQ is encoded by the coding sequence ATGAAAGTCGTGATTGTGGGCGGCGTCGCTGGCGGCGCGAGTGCGGCGGCGCGACTGCGGAGACTCGACGAGACGGCCCAGATCGTCCTGGTGGAACGCGGCGCCGAACCGTCGTTCGCCAACTGTGGCATGCCCTATTACATCGGCGGCGAGATTGCGTCGCGCGACAAGCTGCTCGTCGCGCCGGTCGAGATGTTGCGCGAACGCCACCGGCTCGATGTCCGCACTCGTCAAGAGGTCATCGCGATCGATCGCGAGGCGAAGTCGGTCCGCATCCGCGACCTCAACGAGGGGCGTGAGTACGAAGAGTCGTACGACAAGCTGATCCTCGCCCCCGGCGCCGCGCCGATCAGGCCGCCGATCCCGGGGATCGACCTGCCGGGCGTCTACACACTGCGCAACCTCTCAGACGCCGACCGGCTGCGTACGGCGACGCTCGAGGCCAAGCGCGCCCTGATCGTCGGCGGTGGCTTCATCGGCGTCGAGATGGCCGAGAACTTGGTGCGTCGCGGCGTAGAGACGGTCCTCGTCGAACGCAACTCGCAGGTGCTTACGCCGTGGGACGCGGAGATGGTCGCCTCGATGGCCGAGCGGCTGACCGAGGCGGGCGTGGACCTGCGCTTGAACAACGAGGTGGTCGCGTTCCACAAGGCGAACGATTCACTCGAAGCGGAATTGAAGAGCGGCGAGCGGTTGCCGATCGACTTCGCGGTGCTGGCGATCGGGGTGAAGCCCGAGAGCTGCTTGGCGGTCGAGGCGGGACTCGAGGTCGGCGCGCGTGGCGGCATCGTCGTCGACGAGCAGATGCGCACCAGCGACCCCAACATCTTCGCCGTCGGCGACGCGGTGCAAGTGACGCACTACGTCACCGGGCAACCAACGCAGATCCCCCTCGCCGGGCCGGCGAACCGCCAAGGGCGCATCGCCGCCGAGGCCTGCGTGGGGCGCCTGTCCGAGTTCAACGGCGTGCAAGGGACGGCCGTGGTGGGTCTGTTCGACAAGACCGCCGCGATGACGGGTCTGAGCGAGAAGGCGTGCCGTGCCGCTGGGATCACCTTCGACAAGGTTTATCTCCACCCCGCGCACCACGCCGGCTACTACCCCGGCGCCGAAGGGATGACGCTGAAGCTGCTCTTCTCGCCCGACGACGGCAAGGTGCTCGGCGCGCAGGCGGTCGGCGGCTCGGGGGTCGATAAGCGGATCGACGTCATCGCCGTCGCGATCCAAGCGGCGCTCACGGTCTTCGACCTCGAAGAGGCGGAGCTGTGCTACGCCCCGCAGTACGGCTCGGCCAAGGACCCGGTCAACATGGCCGGCTTCATCGCAGCGGGGGTGATGCACGACGAGCACCCGGTGATTTACGCCGAAGAGATCGTCGAGGGGTTCCTCCCCGAAGACGTGATTCTGCTCGATGTCCGCACCAGGGACGAGCACGACAGGGGCGCCATCCCGGGCGCTTTGAACATCCCGATCGAGGAGCTGCGCGAACGCCTCAACGAACTTCCCGCGGAGCAGCCCGTGGTTAGTTACTGCCAAGTCGGCGTGCGCGGCTACCTGGCGACGCGCGTCCTGCTGCAATCGGGCCGCGGAGCCGCGAACCTCTCCGGTGGGTACACGACGTACCGACAGGTGATGGCGGCGCGGAAGTTGGCCTCGCAGTGA
- a CDS encoding rhodanese-like domain-containing protein produces MPATVSPAELADALKQSDTSLIDVRTPVEFQEVHVRGARNVPLDRLKPADFQGRDQKLYVICKSGSRAAKACDQLSAAGITNVVNVEGGTQACVEAGLPVNRGEAAMSLERQVRIAAGTLVVIGTVLGALVHPYWLGLSGFVGAGLVFAGITDTCGMGMLLARMPWNQVGKCRTNSPTKTSATS; encoded by the coding sequence ATGCCCGCAACTGTCTCCCCCGCCGAACTTGCCGACGCTCTTAAACAGAGCGACACGTCGCTCATCGACGTCCGCACCCCTGTGGAGTTCCAGGAGGTGCATGTCCGCGGCGCGCGAAACGTTCCGCTCGATCGATTGAAGCCGGCCGACTTTCAGGGTCGTGATCAGAAGTTGTACGTGATCTGTAAATCGGGGAGCCGGGCCGCCAAGGCTTGCGATCAACTCAGTGCGGCGGGCATTACGAACGTCGTCAACGTCGAGGGGGGCACGCAGGCGTGCGTAGAGGCGGGCCTGCCGGTGAACCGTGGCGAGGCCGCGATGTCGCTCGAACGCCAGGTTCGCATCGCTGCGGGGACGCTTGTCGTCATCGGCACGGTGCTCGGCGCGCTAGTCCATCCTTACTGGTTAGGTTTGTCCGGATTCGTCGGCGCGGGGCTCGTGTTTGCAGGAATCACCGATACGTGCGGCATGGGTATGTTGCTCGCCCGCATGCCGTGGAACCAAGTAGGGAAATGCCGAACGAATTCCCCTACCAAAACTTCGGCGACTTCCTAG